AACAGCAGGAGCGGACAGAACACGGAGCCACAAGCCCGAGCCTTTTTAATGAACTGCAATCCGAACGAGTGCGTGGGCCCATACTTGTGTGGAGCCAGCTCTGGAAGGTCAGGCTGCATTTCTGGACATCAAAAGGGAAGTTGTAGATGTTGAGCGTGCAGGCGGTGACCACTTGGATGGGTTTGTAGTTGCGCACCAGTCCGTCGTGGCTCACGTAGACGTACGGGATGTCGGGGGACTTCCCCACGTCCACGCTGCGTGTCGGGATGACAGACGGCGCAAATTTCGACAACATTTCTGGCAAGGCTCCAAAAGACGAGCAAACGAGCGAACGGACGGACGAAGCTCACAACTCATTGATGAGGATATCCGGCACCCAGATGTTGGCAGTCGGGAGAGAAACTTGTTTGACCTGGTCAAAGTCTTGGGGATTCCAGACGAGGAATTCATCCGTCCATGACTTGAAGGTTCAAGAATAGCACAATCGTCACAAAAATCCATATCTATATAGAAGCTGGTAAACAGCAGAGCCACCTTTACCTGTCTGTACCACACGTACGTCGTCAAGACCTGGTTCTTCTCATCCTGTTGAAACAGGTGAAAGGgggaaatgataaaaaaaacaaaaacagatgttCAAAATATTCAATTTACCAGTTTCCGTCAATCCTCACCACATTGAGGATGGAATAGACCATCAGATCGATGGCCACCAGGGTGGACGTCCGCCAGTCTTTTACCGGTCGCACCCCTTTCTTGTAGCCGGCGCTCAAAAACTCCGAGAGGCGCACCAATGTGGCGTTGGCcaagcggccgccgccgcccacttgcttggctgaaatatttgCAAGCGTTCACTCAGCGGTTTGCATTTGCTGCCATTTGATTGGATGCCACTGAGCAACAATCATGTCAACAGATGTCTGCCAAAGGAGAATGCTTACCTGTGCACGTCCCTTGAATAAGGAAGAAGAGAAACATGGCAAAGCAGGCTGATGTGGCTCTCATAGCGAGTCCGTCCTGTTGTGAAAATGTGCTTAGCGTGTCCCCATTTGGCCCGGCTCTCTGAGAGGCCCCTCCTACCTGCCCAAAATGTATGCCGTCTTAGCTAATGGAGCTTTAAAAATTGCATTAATATAGACCTTTCCACTGTGGCGCACTTTTCATATTCTCATCCTGACTATTAGGAAGCCACCAGGGAGGGGGGGGAATAGGAGACGCAGCCATCGCCCAACTCGGAATGCTTTTTATTGATCTGTTTTGTGGCGGCAGTGGCGGGGATGAAAGTACGTCGCTCCCCTGGGTGCCACCGGCTCATTATGCACTATCGCTTAGTACATTTCCACGGCTGGGAAATCATTACGACGGctttgcctccctccctccctccgtcatcTTCTGTCTCTGTTATATTTTGCGTGCCGCCGAGTTGCGTTACACCCAAGAGCACAAGGAAACATAGGCATGACAGATATGTTTTATTGAGAGCAACACTCGAGCAGGTTAGGAGCAAGTTTGATGAGAGTGCTTGAAGAGTAAATTGTTGAAGTTCTTGTGCTCTAAATCTCTAGGGATTGGCATCACTTGTGTTGTTTTCTATTTTGGAGCACAAAGAATCTCACGCGTGTGGTCAGGCGAAGCTCCAGCTGGCCCAAAACAGCAGCAGGGTCCCGGCGTACACGGCCAGAATGATCAGGTAGAGGCGGAAGAGGAAGCGGTCCACTTTGGAGCAGAGCGCCAGCCATTGGGACTGAGCCCAAGACTCTGAGGTCTCCTGGGAAAAGGCCAGACGGATGGAAACCAGCTCCCTGAGGAGATGCTCCAAGCTGCAAGGATTTTCCCCGATGTCGGCGGGCGGGCCCGGCTCCTCTTCCGGCGAGGGCTCAAACTCCAAATCTAGGAAGCAGATCCAAAAAGGCTCAAGGACGTTGCTCGCAGAACCACAACACAAAATCTGGAAATCTTTCTACCTTCGGAACGGTCGAGCCGGTCCAGGCTCACAGCGGAGCTCTCGGAGAGGCCGTACTTGTCCAGCAGGCAGGCCGACGCTGACATTTCCCGGACCTCCTTTTGGCTGTGGTGGAGCAGCTTGACCACCAGGATGGACTTGATCAGGCTGAGCATGAGCAGCGCCATGCACACGGCAAAGAACACACCTTGCGCCGCAAAGAAGTTGGGTGGGGTTTTTGGTTAAGATCAGTGGGAACGACTGTGATGGAAGAGAAACGTAGCGCTTTTCCTGCCTATGAGCGGCGTGGCCACGGCGGTGGCGGGCAGCTCATCCATCAGGTTGACTCTGAAGAGGGTGTAGCCCAGCAGTGTGCTGATTTTGAAGCCGATGCGGGTACCGCTGCTCACGGGCAAGTAGAAACTCATCACATCCACCATCATGAGGAAGATGCTGGGGATGAGGAGGCCCACTACGTACAGCAGGGGGCGCCTTCGGATCAACACCTGCGGGGGCACAAAGCCAAGTTTGCTTCAAAATGGACGCCACAAGCAGAAAACAAGATAGTGACTAGCTTTGTGTGCAGCGTCACAtgttaaatgtgtttgtttcCCCAAAATGATCTCGTATAGTGGCTGAAGTTGTCCTTCATCAAACAGCCCTGGGCTGGCTCCTTTGAGCTGCATGAATGAATAGCAGCAGCAGCCATGCCTGGCCGGCGGGTGGGCGCTCGCTCCACCTGCAAGGGGGCTGCCTATGCATGGGGCCATTTGCCTCGCCGCTAACAAGACGCTCATTGATCAGTCAGCCGCTGAGACAGTCTCATTATGGTCCTTCGCCCTTTGCCTGTCTATCAGAGGCTCTCTTCTTCTCGCAAACAGCCCCAGCCTCATCAGCTGCCATTAGCTGGCTAGACCCGTCCGTCCTTTTGTCCGCAAATGTCACATGCGGCCAATATGACAGATACAAAGTTGGCGCACATGGAAACGGACGTGGGCGTAGTCGGCGCGGTCCTGCTGGAGGCGCCAGTAGCGCGCCGGTATGGACAGCAGCTCCCACTCGCCATCGTTCATGAACTGCCGCCGATCGTTAGCGATGGCCTCCTCGCTGCGCCACAGAGCCAAGTCGATTTCCTTCACTGCACGGAGGAAGCGATCAACAGCGTTAATCACGCACTGGAAACAATCACGCTTTTGTTCATTTTGCACGCTCAGACTGTATGCACAACACGGTGCCGCCCGTCCGGCCCGCTTGAACTTTGCCGTCTTTACAGACAAGGGAAAGCCCGCCCACCGGAATGTAGCCAGCTGCGGAAGGTGAGGCTGCAATTCTGCTTGTCGAAAGGGAAGGCAAACATTTCCAGGCTGCAAGCCAGGACCACCTGCATGGGCCGATAGTTCTTGACGCACCCCGACGCGTTGACGTAGACGTACGGGATGGGCGGCGACCTTCCCTCGGCCACGCTGCACGCAGATCGAGGCCGACAAACGTCAGTACGTATCATTAGATCATTTCGTGTCATCGATGTCGACCTACAGTTCATTGACGATAATATCGGGTATCCAGATGGCGTCGGATGACAGCGAAATCTCGTTGATCCCGTCAAATTGGTCCGGGTCCCAAACGAGGAACTCATCCGTCCAGATCTAAATAAGCACACATGAGAGTTTTTTTGGAAAGCGTTGTCATTCATGTTACGATGAGACGAAACTCACCTGTCGGTACCAAATACTCGCTGTAATACTCTGCGTTTTGGAATCCTGAAATGAAAGCCAGCTTAGTCTTTTTGAAAGGCTACAGCGGAAAGTAAACTTACCACATCAAGGACAGACTGCAAGATGAAGTCGACGAAAACGGTGGTCACGCTGGTCCAGTTCTGAACGGGACGAACCCCGCGGTCGTAATTCCTCAGCAAGGCTCTCGTCAGCTGATTCAACGCCGATCTTTTTGGCTTCTCCGGAATACTTTGAGCCATGTGGCCGCCCACAAGCGACACTGATGAAGTTTGAACAATCGTGGTCGTGAACTGACAACATCGGTTCTACTTgatcttgaagatgttttaGTCCACGTGCATGACCGTCTTTCAAAATATTGCAGTTAAAGATTAGCATgagattagtttttttttctttttttaaagctacTGTATTTCAATGAAAAGAAGAGCATCTTACCTGTCAACAGTAGCAAGCAAATGACAGACATTGAGCTGGaattctttttcttctctcttctttttcttcttctttaatgGCAAAATATCCTGAGTGGGATCAAAGAGGAGCTCGAAGTGGTTCGGAGTGAAGAGCCAGAACACACACAGGGCTAGTGTAGACATTTTCTTTTACGATATTGATCTTCACCAACCCGAGTAAGCTGATACCGTCCATGGAATGATGAAACGCACGAGACAAGATGCGCCCTCAGAGACAGACTATCGTCAACATCAattaaatacaatttttttttttaagtatatatttttttgtcgtTTTAACAAAAGCAGAAGAGAAGACTTATTATACCATTACGACTTTTCGCTGGCTTTCTTTCTTCGACTAACATAAAAtaaatgactaaaaaaaaaaagggggggtgataggattctgacttttcttctcacactttaaagtgagaattcataaagtcagaattctgactttgtgcattctcactttaaagtcagaattctgacttgattctcagaattctgaccactttaaagtcagaattctggaAATCCTCTTCTGTAAATGACAGACTAGACAAGTGATGGGGACAATAAATGATTGACGTCGTTGCTGTGTCCCTCAACACGCCTCCTTGTCAATCACGCCGCGGCTGCGCGCACGCCGCCGGGCCGAGCACGCGCGCGTCGCTTGCCGCTCTCCGCGTGTGACAGATGGCGTGCCAGTGACTCCGCACCCGGGGCTGAAATTTGAAAACGGCAAGAAATTTGGTTGCGATTTTGCGATGAGAATCGAAGAGAGCGAAAATGGAGAGAACTCAGCCAACTCGgtgagcgcaaaaaaaaaaaaaaaaatggacgtgAGTGGAATTAACACAAGTGACATATGAGCGTGAAAGGCCCTAACTAACCGGACTTGTGTAACTAACCCTAACGCCGAAATCTCGACGTGGTTAAAGTTGGATTTTTCCTCTAATTATATTGAGAATCAacataagacaaaaaaaagatagcgcttgcattttttttttattgttggatTTAATATAAACAAGTATTGGACATGAAGCGACATATTTTTCTCAAACGAGTTATGACATACTGCATTTGAGACCTATTTTGGTGATTTCTCATTTGTCCTTTTAGGGTGTTGTGTGACGTGCACTGTCTAATTCTGACATATTTTGACATTTAGTCATCCGGCAAGTAAACAAATCATTTCAACTCATCTTGTGTGGAAAGCAATGGGAAGTCGtcaatttgttgttgttgtccccacccccccccaccccccaacacTGATAGTATTCAAACGTAAAACTATTCCTCTGTGTCCTCAAAcctgtcatttatttatttatttaaactgtgtgtgtgtgtgtatatgtttgtGCGAGAGTGAGTCACAGTGGCTTTGTGATGTAGTCCGGTGGCATGCCGAGCAGAATGATAAACAGAAGCCTGTCCTATCCATGTCAGCAGCTTAAAATAGAGGCAAAGCGAGCGCTCTCCGATATACCCGGGACACCATATAAGTCTGGTCCCCCTGCTCtgggctttgtgtgtgtttgtgtgtgcgtgcaacgCGTACACCTGTTTTTGTAATGACAGGCTTTATATAGCGCGgcagcccgcccgcctgccctcACGCAACTCACTGAGCTGCCTCCGTCCGCTTTGTATTGAAACGCTTCATGTGTCCACAAGGTGAAAACACGCCTGGTGCTCGGTTCAAATTGTCCTCACTCGCCGTGGTTTGATGACAATGACTTGATGACCCGCTCGCCGTCTTGGCCTCGTATGACGACGACGGCTCGGCATTTGGCGTCGCATCCTCGAGGGCTCTCCTGATTGGAACCTGAAAAGCTCAGATTGGTCAATGACGTGCatctattgtttttgtttggacAGCAGACCGAGATGCTGATCAACCAGCTGAGGGAGATCACCGGGGTCCAAGATCCTCACCTTCTCTGCAGAGCCTTAAAAGTAAGGCAAAGACGTCCGATCGAGTGTGACGTGTGCGTGTTGATATCTGGAGTACGTTCGCGGCCTTTATCTTTTCCCACCTTATCTCCTGAAGGCCGGTCGGGGTGACATCGGACACGCCGTCGGTCTCCTGACAAGTCAGCCGGTGGAGGTTGGGGATGGCGGAGAGCCGCAAGAGTTGGGGACACCCACAGTGGCCTGGGAAGGCCACAAAGGTGGGATACACAGCCTTCTTTATTAGCTTTCCAGATCTGGTTCGTTGCAAAACGATTCCTTTTGGTCCAGTAGAACAGAGGCCAAGTGTCGAATCTCCATGAgaaagattttcttttcttcaggcGTCCACGCAGATGAACTCCAAACCGCCATCGAGCTGAGCCTGCAGGAGTCCCACAAGGCTCAGGAAGAGGAGCGAGAGTTCCATCGGTACTGCCCGTTACATTATTAGGAATGCCTTTTATGCAAGTTGGCAATCACATTCACGACGGACGCCTCGGGCAGGGCTCTGGAGGCCAGCGCCGAGGAGACCCCGGCCAGGGGTAAGAAGAAGAGATGCGAGGCCCACAGCGACATGAGCAACCCCGCCGACTGGATCCGCAAGGACGACTGGCCCGTGGGACTTCGCAACGTGGGCAACACCTGCTGGTTCAGCGCCGTCATCCAGGTGAACGCGAGCGGCGTGCTTTCAACTCCCTAGCGCCGTGGCATTTTCCGACTAGCGACGCTAATAGCATCaagtgcttttttgttttcatcgcGCCAACTATTGTCGATTCAACCTAGCGGCGAATACGAGCTCGGCGGTGAAATGAAATTATGCCAATTGAATCTGATCGCCGGAGTCACTCTTCAGCGCTCAGCGGCTCCATTAAACTTCCTGCTCAAATATTATCAGGAGACACATGAGTGCTCAATTTCATTTTAGTGACACATAAGACAAACTGTTCCCTCAGAGGAAGCACGCATGGAAAGTATTTAGTGCTTATTTCGGGGGAATGGAAAGTGAAATCAAAGCTTAGAAAGCACGCTTATATCGGTGAGAGTCttcaccccccacacacacacaagcgagtCAGCAGGGTTCAAATCATGGCGGAGGGAATAAGCGCGAGCAAGGTGCCATGAATGCCGACTTGTTTTTTCACCTTGCAGTCCCTCTTCCACCTGCCCGTGTTTAAAAGGCTGGTGCTCGACTACCGCCTCTCTGAGCAAATCCTGGACAGGTGTAAGAGCCACACGGTGAGCATCGGCGGCGGATAAGACAAACGGACAGACGGAAAGCAGGTGAACGCTGAATTTTTGCCCACAGGACAAGCGGAACATTGCCTTCATGCAGGAGTTGCGCTGCCTCTTCGCCCTCATGGTGGGCTCCACGCGCAGCTTCGTGGACCCCTCTGCCGCCGTGGAGCTCCTGCGAGAGGCTTTTCGGACCAGCGAGGCCCAGCAGGTACAAGCCGTACGCGAGCCAGGGCCATGAGATTTTGGATACTGAACTACCTTCCCATTCAGGATGTGAGCGAGTTCTCCCACAAGCTTCTGGACTGGTTAGAAGACGCCTTCCAGCTGGCTGCCAACGGAGAGTAAGTTCTACAAGAGAACCAGccgcaaataccatattgaTTTTGCTTTTGCTTCCAGCAACGCCACCGACAAGCTAAAGAACCCCATGGTCCAACTTTTCTACGGCACCTTTGTGACCCAGCGCAAGCACCAAGGTACTCCTACCTGCGTCGGTCTTGGTGAGCTGAGCGATACGCAGCGTTCGCTGGCTCAGACTGCTTGTTTGTTGACTGCAGGTCAAGTTGTATGCAACACAGAGCAGTTTGGCCAGTATCCTTTGCAAGTCAACGGCTTCAATAATCTGGACGAGTGCCTGGAAGGAGCCATGGTGGAGAGGGACATCGAGGCGCTCCATGCCCAACACGACGAGCCGGCTGGCCGAGAGGTGGGTCGCCTTCAAATCCTTTTTTTCTGTCCTGATCGCGATTTgaggtgtgtgtttttgttttgggctcTTTTTGCAGAGATGGTTCAAAAAACTGCCACCCGTGCTGACATTTGAACTGTCTAGATTTGAATTCAACACGCAGCTCGGCCGCCCCGAGAAAATACACAAGAAATTGGAGTTCCCGCAAATAATCTACATGGATAGGTGAGCGCTTGCAAATGGAAGGAAAGAAATATAGATCACAAAGAATAAtacataataatataaaatgataatatatataataaatcatacaaataaatataatcaatTCAACTCCAAAAAAGTCCAAAAGTCATGACAAATTACCAGTCACAGTTGTAATAGTGTAAGGGGTTTTTGCTGACTTGGTCTTTACCAGATATCTTCACCAAAACCTGACATGTACGCACGAGAGGCGAGGAGAAGTGAAAAAAGTGAAGGAGCAGCTCGCAGATCTTCAACAGAAACTGGAATGGTAGCATACAGAGAGCCCGCTGTTGAATGGCCTCCTGCGCTTGCTGTGACCAAACGTGTTTCCGTCTAGCTATCAACGCTACGGCTCGGGCCCCAACAAGTACCCTCTGGCCGACATGCTGCAGTTTGTGTTGGAGTTTGCCTCCAGCAAACCCGCCGCACTTTCGCCGGCCCTTCCTTCATCGGCCACGGACGCCGGCCGAGAGGACGGGTGAGCTTGGAGCGCAGATGATGCGATGGAAAAGTTCTGTTTGGTGAATGGGATTGATGGTCTTCCCTCAGTGAGGCggcagaggaggaggggggctcCCAGCGCATTCCCAAGACCTGCAGCCAGCACTGCCCCCTGGCCAGTGATGTCTCCGAGGAGGAGCTGCGCTTTGTTCAGGGCTGCCTCCAGCGGTGGAGGACGGAAGTGGAGAAGGACATCCACGGTACGGGAGGGAGCCTTTTGTTTTGGTGGGCCAATATTCCAAGCGCTCGCTCCTCTCGATTCATTCCCACCTTGTTCGTGTTGTTTGGGTGCCGCAGAGCTAAAGGCCAACATCGAGAGACTCAGTCAGACGCTGGAGGGCATGTACTCGGACAACAGCCTCTGCCAGGTGATCTTTCCTCAAGTCCCGCGTCGCTTTCACCCATGGTTTGTTTtaagatgatgttgtcatgtcCATACTTAGGTGCCCTACAGACTCCACGCGGTGCTGGTCCACGAGGGCCAGGCCTCAGCAGGCCACTACTGGGCGTACATTTACGACCACGCCAACCAGCGCTGGATGAAGTGCAACGACATCACCGTCACAGAGTCCTCGTGGGAGGAGCTGGAACGAGATTCTTTTGGCGGCACCACCAACGCTAGCGCCTACTGTCTCATGTACATCGATGACAGGCTGCCCCATCTTATTAGCGGTACAGGAGCACCACCTGAGCTCTTTGTTTCATTTCAACACAAAGGTACCTTCTCAAAGTCCAATAACGGCAGCTTTCCGTTCAGAGCGCGCAGACGACGAGACGGGCCAGGTGCTGTGCGGGATGGACTCCCTGCCGCCAGTCCTGAGACGCTTCGTGCAACAGGACAACCGCTGGTTCCAGCAGGAGGTCAGCGAGTGGGAGGAGCAACTCTGCCAGGCAGCGGCACCTCCGGGCGAGTCGGACGAGCTCCCGGAAGCCGAGCCTCAGCTCCCGGAAGCCGGCGCCGACCGCGACCCTCAGGCTTCGGCGCCTATCGAACCCGTGCCGCAGGCCCAGGGAGCCGCTGCTGCTTCGCAAGCGGAAGCTCGGAGCCATCCAGAGCCTGACGCTGCAGGCCCGCTTGAAGGTCTTGAGGGGCTTggaaatatgtatatattagcAATATGAATTCATTCAAAGGAAATAATTGTCCCCACCCTGAAAAGAATTAGACGCAGCAACAGCAGCCGCAGCCCTTCCGAGCTCAGAGTGCCAACCAGATGACGGCGAGCCCGACAACAGCGACATGGcggaacccgagcggtgttctgaCGTCGCTGCCGTCGCAGCTGAGAGAGAGCCTCAAAGTCAGGTGAGTGGAAAGCACCTGTTTCCCcactctccccctccctcccagtTTTGTCAAACACGGGTCACGCATTTCAAGTGCCGTAGATGTTACAGTGATGTCTTGAGGGGCATGTAGGATTCACAATGATGTTGCTCTGCTCTGCGCCAGAGTCCCGAAGTTGAGCTCGACGCTAACCATTCGCTGCCAGACCTCTCCGTGAACAACGAAGACGCACAGGAGGAGGAGAACGAGGAAGAAGTGGAGGAAACGGCTCGAGGTGATGTCGAGGCCTCCTCGGAGGAAGCTCCTCGCCGCCAATCCGATCAGGAGCAGCCCATGCCAGCGGCGGGGCGGCGGCAGGCCCAGAACGAGGTGTCCGAGGTGGAGATCCCCAACGTGGGCAGGATCATGGTGAGGGCGGACGCTGACGGATACAATGAAGAGGTAAGTATAA
The Syngnathus typhle isolate RoL2023-S1 ecotype Sweden linkage group LG15, RoL_Styp_1.0, whole genome shotgun sequence DNA segment above includes these coding regions:
- the htr3b gene encoding 5-hydroxytryptamine receptor 3B produces the protein MAQSIPEKPKRSALNQLTRALLRNYDRGVRPVQNWTSVTTVFVDFILQSVLDVDSKTQSITASIWYRQIWTDEFLVWDPDQFDGINEISLSSDAIWIPDIIVNELVAEGRSPPIPYVYVNASGCVKNYRPMQVVLACSLEMFAFPFDKQNCSLTFRSWLHSVKEIDLALWRSEEAIANDRRQFMNDGEWELLSIPARYWRLQQDRADYAHVRFHVLIRRRPLLYVVGLLIPSIFLMMVDVMSFYLPVSSGTRIGFKISTLLGYTLFRVNLMDELPATAVATPLIGVFFAVCMALLMLSLIKSILVVKLLHHSQKEVREMSASACLLDKYGLSESSAVSLDRLDRSEDLEFEPSPEEEPGPPADIGENPCSLEHLLRELVSIRLAFSQETSESWAQSQWLALCSKVDRFLFRLYLIILAVYAGTLLLFWASWSFA